The Brassica oleracea var. oleracea cultivar TO1000 chromosome C7, BOL, whole genome shotgun sequence sequence GTATACTTCAAAGAAGACCGCCTGTGAGTGTGACGATTATATGATCATGAATTTTGTATTTTTAATTACGTTAAATAAATTCCACTTACAAAAACATCACACAAAAAGTAGAAAATATTATTTGATGGATGTCCATTTGCCCGACATGCATTGTATATCAATAATTAATTCGACCGAACATTAGCAAATACTAGAGATTTGTTTTGTTTAGTTCGAGGAAAAAAAACGATTTCTGTTAGAAGGTTTCTAGCTGCTTCTCATTCTCTCACACTCGCTATGCATTATGTCCCATATCATGTTTATAATTAAATAAGTATGTTTCAGTCATGTTAAAAATATATGCAAAAATAAGCAAAACATAAGCAAAAAATAAGCCAAATTGTTTAGTTAAATTTTGAACTGATTAATTAATCATTAATCTTCAAAATATTTGTGACATATTCAACGCTGGTAAAATATATAATGTCTTGACATATTGTGTTACTAAAATAAAATTTATAAGGATAGTTTATTAATAATATTACATATGGAAATGTTGAGTGATTTTATTTTAATAAAATACTAGATTTTGATCTCCACTCCTTCTGCATATTCTGACAAGATCTCAACAACGTCATACTCATACTCATCACGCCGATCACCAGAGGACCAACAGATGTCCCAGTTAATGAAGAGAGCCCACGTTTCTCCTACACAAGGGTATACACTAAAACTAATCTTTCCAAAGATCAGTTCTTCTTCTCTGCAGACGATCACATGAGAGAAACACTTAAGTTCAGCTGTCTTCTGTGTTCTCCCATGTTTAAACTTACCAACAGCGAGCGGCAATTTTTTCTAGCTCGTGATTATTTATTTTGTCAAAATTTAGTTTAGTTTATTCTCGTTATTTTTTAAAGTCTTGAGCCTAATTGCATTTCATTATGTTGACTGATTTATTATTTAAATTGGTCCAACGAAGTGGATTTATATTCAATACAAATAATTAAAAATGGATAAAAATGTGCTTCCATAGAAAAGTATTTATTATTTTAAATTACATGTTAATTTAATCCTTTAAATCATAATGTTTAAATTAACACCACGTTGTGATCAGGACCGGTCCTGGGCTAAAGCCCGCAAAGCAAAGGCTTTAGGCGCCAAGCTTTATATATATTTTTGAGGCGCCAAATATTTACAATTTGATCATTGTAGCTTAGTGGTTCGCGTACTTGTTCTCTAGTGCTTCAGGTAGGGGGTTTGAAATTGAGTCCTTTTTACTACTTTTTGTTTTTGGAATTTAATAGCAATTAATTTGCCCAATTTAAAGATATGACGGTTTATTTACCATTTCTAATAATTTTGGTCTCTTTTATCCTAAATATTATTTTAAATAACATATTAAATAAACAATTTAATAAAGCAAACGGTAGTTTTTTCGGATAGCAAATTTTAGTTATTTATTTTAAGTAGACGTTCTTCTTGCCATCTTTATTTTCTGTTTCTTTTTTTTTTCTTTTTGAAGAAAATAGATGTGTAAACAAGAGAGATACTATAACAACGGAATTAAATTATCAGTAGGTCATATTCCATGTCTCTTTTGCTCTACTTATATTTTTTTTTTGTAAGTTCTTATCATTTCTACGAATTTATGAAATCTGAACAAACAAATTATCATAAATGAGGTTCTAATATCCCGTGAGACATTTCATAAAGGGAAATGATGTTGATGTTAACATAACTTTATCATATGTATTGTCATATTATACTGTTTATGTTTTTTTTTTATTTATATAAAATGCCACAAAAACAAAGATTAGTAACCAATCAGTAAAAACATTATTTCTCAAGAATAATAAATTTTCTGTATGTATTTTTTTTATTTGATAACAAGTTAATATTTAATAATATATTGCATTATTTTGTTTACATACTTAAAATGCAGTACAAAAAGTTTAGTTATAACTTATAACTAGGGCACCAAAATTTTAAATTGCTTTAGGCGCCACGTAAATCCGGACCGGCACTGGTTGTAATACGGCATTTTTGTTAATGTCGGTTCTCAGTCTAAGTCAAACAGATTACATTATAAATTATGCATCACTTGAAAATACATAGAAATCATCCAACCACATCTAATAGCAAATAGAGCCAAATAGAAGTGTAAAAGAAGAATACGATTAACCTTGTAGAATGAAGTCTTTTACTTCAATCATCAAATTCTTGTCAACCTATTTAGCCAAAAAAAAGTTCTCCATCATATGCAAACTGTTTGCATCAAGCTCGGAGTGGTAAATCTCGTGAATTTTGTCAAGGAATTTTCTTCCAACCCCTTTCTGTTCAACAGGATGCCCATCATAATAGAAGAGCGCCACTTGTTCAAGATCACAAGTAATTGCATTGGTTATACATCATTAGATGAAATGAACATGACAGTAGTATGAGTAGTATGAACACGTACACTGTATTGGTGGAAAGATTCATGAAGATTCGCAACATTGACTTTGAAATGGTTAGTCAAGAGTGGTATCTTCTGACCCTTTAATCCAAACCCAAGACGAGCCATAGGGACTCTCAGGTTTTTCTTCTCAACAACTTCAGTTTTAACCCGCACTGGCTCCACAATGGGAGGTATGATCGGCGGAGGAGGAGGCAGTGCGTCCATAACCCCCACTCCCATTTGCTGACTCAAGATCAACTCTATTACCGCTAATAGAATCCATGTCCTACACACACAAAAAAGAACAACAACAACAACAAAAAAAAGAAAAAAATGACTTTTTGTCGTTTCTATAAAATAAACATTTTATTTTCAAAAAAAACATACCAAAAAGCACAAACCTAGAAGCATTACGAAGCTATGAAGCTTGAACGCATAAAAAATCATCACAAGTTTTAAACAGAGCTTGACGGGATGAGTCAGCTCTACTGTTTAGAGCCTTGTGGGCCAATTGTCATGCTTCCGGGTTCGACGTCAGCCGGAGGCGAACTGCTCATCCATGTCACGAAGCGGGTACTGGGCCTTCGGGCTCAGGACATCCCCTCCCGGGTGAAGCCGGCCCGCTGCCTGACCGGGCCCAGGGAATGATCCGCGAAGCGGGGAACCCTGGATTACCAAAAAAAAAAAAGTTGTAAACAGAGCCGTGCATGAACAGAGGCTGGTAGATCATTTGCTTGGGGCCAAAAATGGGATAAAACTTTTAGAGGCCAATTTTTTTTTGCAAGAGTTGCTTACAGCACAGTTGGTAACCATCCGCATTATTACTCTAGGTTCGCGTGTTCAAAACACGACTATAGAATTTTAAACATTTTTCCAAAAACTAATAGTTTATGGGCCAAGAAAAATTTCTACTTAAGAACCTACAATATTCGGGCACGAGCTTTAAACAGAAGAATGAGCAAAACCCTATAACCACACATGTGAATGTATCAATGAAAGAAACATGAAACCCTAAAAATGAAAGTTTCTTTGGATTAGTCATTAGTTGGTTAAAGTTTCTATTTCTCTCCCATGTTGTTTTTTTTTCAAAATTTCAACTGTAGTAGCCCAATTTTTTATTTTTTTTGCTTGTATTCCACGGAACTTCCGGGCCGGGCCTGAGTGAACACAACCATAATCATCATTTTTATCCAATACATGTGTGAAGCTCCGTTTGGTAGGCTTATATGTCATGTTGTATAGAAGCATTGGCAGCACGAAATCGAGTGGGATAAACCCAAACGTTCCTACCACCGCGGTTATACCCCCAAAGAAGGGTAGCATCGCTGCCATGAACCACAGGTTGCGTCTTAGAACATCCTTTAGTTGTATCTGCGGATTTTTTCCTCCATTATCTTATGCGCAACTTTAGAATAAAACCTACCAAAAAACCCCCTCTAAATGTTAGTCACTGCCAATTTGCTAATCTGATCTAACAATCTTGTAAATGTCTGATGTATTGAAGATAAGCTGGGCCGCAAGATGTTTTATCTTGCTGTACACGTAACCTTCAGTACGATAACTTTAGTATTTTGAACTTACAAGGCCAATGACGAAGAGCTGAAGAAGAACAAAGAACTTACAAGTAACCTTTAGTACGATAAGATTCTTAACCTATCGGTGGAAATACTTAAGTTTCTCGTGATGCAATGAATAGTAAATGGAACATAATATTTATTTAAGTATTTACAGTTTGGAGCGTTATGTACACAAAACAAAACATAAACCCCGAAGAAGAGGGCAAAAAGCAACAGCTAATAGGGTCATCGCAAAAGACATTCCTCTCATTCTTTCCTCAGTCTCGTGAGCCTATCTCTTGAGCATTTATATGATTGAATTTTTGGGGGAAAATAAGCATTAGATACATATTTGGTTTCAGACAGGGATGACATCAGCGTTTTGATTATCGTCGCAGGTGATGATTAGGCCATCTGCATAGGTCGGGAGGAGGCAACGCCACCACCGGCAGCCACTGGAGACAGGTTCTGCTGGAGGAACTATCATCAGAACGTTGTCGTGTCTTCTCACCATTCCCATCACGCTCACCGTGCTTCCTTCTTTTATGTATCTGATCATATCACCACACAACCAAATATGATTTTAACTGGGAAAAAAAAAGATTCTATCTTTTTAATTGCAAATGTGTATTCAAAGATCATTTCTACTATAAAAATGTGACTTTTGGGTCTCACTAACTTTAGTCCCTAATTCAACCTTAAGCCTGTGGACTTGAGACTTATCAAGCACTGATGTGAGATGTTCAAGCCGTTTACTTGACAAAACTAAATGGATTTCTATCCACATGAGATATGACTATTTGGCTATTTCCAAGTCATACAAGGATCCAAGGTTTGGATAGTGACACTAATAAAAATGTTTCTTATTACTTTTCGGCTAAGATACCTAGTAAGAACAATCTAAGATGGGTGTGGAATATAGCACACATACCCTTCTTTGAGACGCATGACACGGTTATCAGCAGAGAGGTTGCGGTCCGACAGCCACTTAAGGAAGCTGGGAGACAAATTTTTGTTCTGAGTAGTTACATTAGCCACTGTTGCCGGTTTGACAAAAGGAGAAACTTTTGATCCATATCCTGCTTTTACCAGCGCTCTTAGTCCAGATTGAAAGTCTGATATGTAAAAATCCGAAACGTATCTCTGCCAAAGAGAAACATAAACCACATCAGATCTTGTACTAGTCAAAGAGACAAAGATCGTATTAACTAACCTCTGCGTGTCTAGATCCCCAAGAAAAGCATCGATGTTTGTACTCATACAGTTCCGTGGAAACATAGACGCATCTTGGTGTTCTTTGGTATGATGACTCCAGAGGAATGCTTCCACATGTCACAACCTACAAAACAACGATAACGACATTCTAAAACACCAAACTGAAACTATTAAAAGACAAAACTAGAACTTAAACACTTGAGAGATCTGTGTCCTGAGCAGGGTGAAAGCTTACCCCAGTAACTTTAACGAACTGTCCATCAATGGCGCCTCTAAGCTCAGCATCTGGATACTTCTTGATGAAACTCAACAACCCTTTCCTTCCCCAAACGCAGTTCCAAACCAACACCACGACGGCGGGAACCACCGCCGCTAAAACCGCCGCAATCACCACCGGTTTCTTCACCGCCACAGTTAGAAACGCCCCCACAAGTAACCCCATCGCCGCCACGATCAGCACCGCCCACACAACCGTCTTCGGAACTTTAAACCCGACCCGAACCGGGTCGGTATTCAGACACGTCACAGACGACCCGTATTTCGCCTTGCTCGATCCCAAGTTACTCACTTGACGGTCCATCTGACCCGACCGTCTGGACCCGGACCCAATCGGACCGGATAGCGAACCGGAGGTTATTAAACCGGTTGGCTGGAGCTGAGAGAGTGGACCGGAAGACTTCTTCATCGAACCGGAGTTAGGTCCGGACCGAACAGATCCACTGTTGGGGTTCGAAGAAGAACCGGAGACACGTGGCGGCGCATGCTGCCTCGAGTTCCCGCCGCTGCTATTACCACCGACGATGAGCGGCGGCGGCGGAGGTCCTTGGGGGTCGAGGAGGGAGATATCGAACATCCTTCCGAGCTCGCCGGAGTTCTTGATGTCGCCTCCGGTGTAAGGCACGGCACGAGCCGCCATTGTCGGTGGTCGGTCTTTAGGTTGCTCGAGCTTTCCGGAGACGTAGAGTCCGTTAGGAAGCTGGTGGGATTGGATCCGACCCGCCATTTTTCTAGAGGGAGAGAGAACTATACTCTCTTGAGTGCTTCGGAAGAGAGAGAGAGAGAGAGAGTGGTCGCGCGTGTAGGTGTGAGTGTGCAGTGAAGGTGGAGGAGAGAAAGAAGAAGGACGATGTATGTTAAATGATCACAAAGGGCATATAAAGATTCTTATATTACGAGTTTGCCACTGTAGTTAGTAAGTTATGAAAGGCTTTGTTTTTGATTGGTTAATTTGTAACAGTAATCCCTACAATCGTTCGCGCTTTTTTTTTTTAGTTTTCGCCTTTTCTATTTATGTTTCGAAAAGTTACTGAATAACCCCTTTTACTCTTTTTTTCTTTACATTAAGAGTTAGAATTTTTGAGTAATTTTGACCTAGAAAAGGTGATTGTTAAACTACGATTATCCATTTTTCAATTTTTAGTTATTAACTATTAATTGAAAACTACTATGATTTTATTCATTTCTTAGTTGTTACGTAAGTGATATGTTTATACCAATCTCGTCACCCACGAAAATTTTCATGCATAGACTGCAAGTCCAAATATCATGTTTCCTACTTTGGCTAATGAAATAAGGAAAACACACACATCACATGTGAGAATCTTGAGAACTGTTTTAGACTATGGTCTTCTTTGGTATACAATACAAACTCTTTTGCCTTGGAACGACAGAAGTGTAGCCTTTGACCATTGTATACAATACAAGCTTGAACATCAAAATCGGAATTTTTTTTTTTAACTTAAAATTCAGAATTCTTTATTGAATTAAAGATCGATATTGTTGTTGCCTTGTTGGTGTTGTCATTATTATTATTATTATTATATTAATTTTGTTGTAAAAGATGTTTATTAGAGTTTTGTTGTTGGAGTCACAAGACTGTTAACCGATAATAGACATCTCTTAGGGTAGGACCATCTCCAACGTCCCAATGCCAGCGTTTCTATAATCATTAATAAGTTCGTACACGTATAGATTTTTTGAATGAATCTCATCTTCTCTTGTTACTTTCTCTACCTTGAAATTT is a genomic window containing:
- the LOC106301942 gene encoding uncharacterized membrane protein At1g16860-like codes for the protein MAGRIQSHQLPNGLYVSGKLEQPKDRPPTMAARAVPYTGGDIKNSGELGRMFDISLLDPQGPPPPPLIVGGNSSGGNSRQHAPPRVSGSSSNPNSGSVRSGPNSGSMKKSSGPLSQLQPTGLITSGSLSGPIGSGSRRSGQMDRQVSNLGSSKAKYGSSVTCLNTDPVRVGFKVPKTVVWAVLIVAAMGLLVGAFLTVAVKKPVVIAAVLAAVVPAVVVLVWNCVWGRKGLLSFIKKYPDAELRGAIDGQFVKVTGVVTCGSIPLESSYQRTPRCVYVSTELYEYKHRCFSWGSRHAERYVSDFYISDFQSGLRALVKAGYGSKVSPFVKPATVANVTTQNKNLSPSFLKWLSDRNLSADNRVMRLKEGYIKEGSTVSVMGMVRRHDNVLMIVPPAEPVSSGCRWWRCLLPTYADGLIITCDDNQNADVIPV